The following proteins are co-located in the Rheinheimera salexigens genome:
- a CDS encoding DEAD/DEAH box helicase — protein sequence MSFQSFALAQPILKVLTEQGYDQATPVQQQSIPVILAGKDVLAGAQTGTGKTAAFTLPLLQQMLNAPKVVHKSQVRVLVLTPTRELAQQVYDNVCKYSQYLNTHSAVFYGGVSIKPQYESAQQGLDILVATPGRLIDHLHQKTIDLSALEVLVLDEADRMLDMGFVVDIKRIIAKLPEKRQTLLFSATYSDAIKQLAEQLLNNPTLIEVAASNATAESVEQLAYLVDRHRKRELLSHLIGRHNWRQVLIFVRTKHGADRLAKQLGKDGLKSVSIHGDKSQGARTKALADFKQGAVRVLVATDIAARGLDINDLPYVVNYDLPQVAEDYVHRIGRTGRAGNTGVALSLITPDETSALQEIERLIQQVITPEVIAGYEHDPSYVTPEEGEARNIAAKKSPRRGADKAKLRQKGLAKK from the coding sequence CAGAGCAGGGCTATGATCAAGCCACGCCAGTTCAGCAACAAAGTATTCCGGTTATTCTTGCAGGTAAAGATGTTTTGGCTGGTGCACAGACAGGCACGGGTAAAACGGCCGCGTTCACTCTACCATTGCTCCAACAGATGCTCAATGCGCCTAAGGTTGTACACAAGTCTCAAGTGCGCGTTTTAGTATTAACACCTACTCGTGAATTAGCGCAGCAAGTGTACGATAATGTGTGTAAATATAGCCAGTATCTTAATACCCACTCAGCAGTATTTTATGGCGGTGTATCGATAAAGCCGCAATACGAGTCGGCTCAGCAAGGCTTAGATATTTTAGTGGCGACACCAGGGCGCTTAATAGACCACTTACATCAAAAAACCATTGATTTATCAGCACTAGAAGTCTTAGTGCTAGATGAAGCTGATCGGATGTTAGATATGGGTTTTGTGGTTGATATTAAACGTATTATCGCCAAGTTGCCTGAGAAAAGACAAACCCTATTATTCTCTGCTACCTATTCTGATGCCATTAAACAGTTAGCCGAGCAATTACTTAATAACCCGACATTAATTGAAGTTGCTGCCAGTAATGCTACCGCAGAAAGTGTTGAGCAGTTAGCCTATTTAGTGGATAGACATCGTAAACGCGAATTGTTGTCGCATTTAATTGGTCGGCATAATTGGCGCCAGGTTTTAATTTTTGTTCGTACTAAACATGGTGCCGATCGTTTAGCCAAACAATTAGGCAAAGATGGCTTAAAATCGGTATCCATCCACGGCGATAAAAGCCAAGGCGCTCGTACTAAGGCTTTAGCCGACTTTAAACAAGGTGCAGTAAGAGTATTAGTCGCGACAGATATTGCTGCGCGTGGTTTAGATATTAACGATTTACCCTATGTCGTAAATTATGATTTACCGCAAGTGGCCGAAGATTATGTACATCGCATTGGTCGAACCGGTCGCGCCGGAAATACCGGTGTTGCGCTAAGCTTAATTACCCCAGATGAAACCTCAGCGTTACAAGAAATAGAGCGTTTAATTCAGCAAGTGATTACACCTGAAGTTATTGCCGGTTATGAACATGACCCAAGTTACGTTACCCCAGAAGAGGGTGAAGCGCGCAATATAGCGGCCAAAAAGTCACCGCGTAGAGGTGCAGATAAAGCTAAGTTACGCCAAAAAGGCTTAGCTAAAAAGTAA